Proteins from one Emys orbicularis isolate rEmyOrb1 chromosome 2, rEmyOrb1.hap1, whole genome shotgun sequence genomic window:
- the EIF1B gene encoding eukaryotic translation initiation factor 1b produces MSTIQNLQSFDPFADATKGDDLLPAGTEDYIHIRIQQRNGRKTLTTVQGIADDYDKKKLVKAFKKKFACNGTVIEHPEYGEVIQLQGDQRKNICQFLLEVGIVKEEQLKVHGF; encoded by the exons ATGTCCACTATCCAGAACCTCCAATCCTTCG ACCCCTTTGCTGATGCAACTAAGGGTGACGACTTACTCCCGGCAGGGACTGAGGATTACATTCATATAAGGATCCAGCAACGAAACGGCAGGAAGACGTTAACTACTGTTCAGGGAATTGCAGATGATTATGACAAAAAAAAACTTgtgaaagctttcaaaaag AAATTTGCTTGTAATGGTACTGTGATTGAGCATCCTGAGTACGGTGAAGTTATCCAGCTTCAAGGTGACCAGAGAAAGAACATTTGCCAATTCCTCTTAGAG GTTGGCATCGTCAAGGAGGAACAGCTGAAAGTtcatggtttttaa